The following are from one region of the Gossypium hirsutum isolate 1008001.06 chromosome D03, Gossypium_hirsutum_v2.1, whole genome shotgun sequence genome:
- the LOC107950920 gene encoding uncharacterized protein yields MLESEYSSAELQWTLLMSDSDMAAAAQQLMQLSDEDNSSSSSSNGNNNNKKIIAKMMKDGRYLEQSQNEITSAKIEEIFGKEEISRPTKKRRYRFLESIYKETKPMKVSYGKGNGNSLCY; encoded by the coding sequence ATGTTGGAATCTGAGTACTCTTCAGCTGAGTTGCAATGGACGTTGTTGATGTCGGACTCCGACATGGCAGCAGCCGCGCAACAACTGATGCAACTCAGCGATGAAGataacagcagcagcagcagcagcaatgGCAACAACAATAACAAGAAAATCATAGCGAAGATGATGAAAGACGGGAGATACTTGGAACAAAGTCAAAATGAGATAACTTCAGCAAAGATTGAAGAAATTTTTGGGAAAGAAGAGATTTCAAGACCAACTAAGAAGCGGAGGTATCGGTTCCTTGAGAGTATTTACAAGGAGACAAAACCTATGAAGGTTAGCTATGGGAAAGGGAATGGGAATAGTTTGTGCTATTGA